In a genomic window of Rhinoderma darwinii isolate aRhiDar2 unplaced genomic scaffold, aRhiDar2.hap1 Scaffold_127, whole genome shotgun sequence:
- the LOC142699081 gene encoding EGF domain-specific O-linked N-acetylglucosamine transferase-like isoform X2 gives MSLPCFIRRSIYQPGTYPTSCTITRIWPDPAVKTPTVLLEAKNLEGAQEVFWRQADFGYVMERLAEAQVFCHPREQGDSLLACSRHLLHCRATNLYLDLRNPRQPQDREF, from the exons ATGTCTCTTCCCTGTTTTATCAGAAGATCAATCTACCAGCCGGGCACTTACCCTACTTCTTGCACAATAACCAGGATATGGCCAGATCCTGCAGTCAAGACCCCCACTGTCCTTTTAGA GGCAAAGAACTTGGAAGGCGCTCAAGAAGTATTTTGGAGACAGGCAGACTTTGGTTACGTTATGGAGCGTTTGGCTGAAGCACAAGTCTTCTGTCATCCACGTGAGCAG GGAGACTCTCTCTTGGCCTGTTCCCGCCACCTCCTGCACTGCCGAGCCACCAACCTTTATTTGGACTTACGAAATCCTAGACAACCACAAGACAG ggaattctga
- the LOC142699081 gene encoding EGF domain-specific O-linked N-acetylglucosamine transferase-like isoform X3 — protein sequence MSPVSHLMAKNLEGAQEVFWRQADFGYVMERLAEAQVFCHPREQGDSLLACSRHLLHCRATNLYLDLRNPRQPQDREF from the exons GGCAAAGAACTTGGAAGGCGCTCAAGAAGTATTTTGGAGACAGGCAGACTTTGGTTACGTTATGGAGCGTTTGGCTGAAGCACAAGTCTTCTGTCATCCACGTGAGCAG GGAGACTCTCTCTTGGCCTGTTCCCGCCACCTCCTGCACTGCCGAGCCACCAACCTTTATTTGGACTTACGAAATCCTAGACAACCACAAGACAG ggaattctga
- the LOC142699081 gene encoding EGF domain-specific O-linked N-acetylglucosamine transferase-like isoform X1, protein MVYTISGLLLHIVNLAAQSLIVSADQNVSSLFYQKINLPAGHLPYFLHNNQDMARSCSQDPHCPFREFLTQLDSCWSYEKSCRKERRFSYPVCDQVDAGWAKNLEGAQEVFWRQADFGYVMERLAEAQVFCHPREQGDSLLACSRHLLHCRATNLYLDLRNPRQPQDREF, encoded by the exons ATGGTCTATACAATCTCTGGACTATTACTACACATAGTAAACCTTGCTGCTCAAAGCCTGATTGTCTCTGCAGACCAGAATGTCTCTTCCCTGTTTTATCAGAAGATCAATCTACCAGCCGGGCACTTACCCTACTTCTTGCACAATAACCAGGATATGGCCAGATCCTGCAGTCAAGACCCCCACTGTCCTTTTAGA gaaTTCCTGACACAACTAGATTCCTGCTGGAGTTATGAGAAGTCGTGCAGGAAGGAGCGCAGGTTCAGTTATCCGGTCTGTGACCAGGTCGACGCTGGTTG GGCAAAGAACTTGGAAGGCGCTCAAGAAGTATTTTGGAGACAGGCAGACTTTGGTTACGTTATGGAGCGTTTGGCTGAAGCACAAGTCTTCTGTCATCCACGTGAGCAG GGAGACTCTCTCTTGGCCTGTTCCCGCCACCTCCTGCACTGCCGAGCCACCAACCTTTATTTGGACTTACGAAATCCTAGACAACCACAAGACAG ggaattctga